One region of Sphingomonas adhaesiva genomic DNA includes:
- a CDS encoding SixA phosphatase family protein: MKTLTLLRHAKSGWDDPVARDFDRPLNPKGRRAAAAMGKHLRELGLTFDRVIASPAVRVRETLDDVATGFGPLSPEWDKRLYLASAASLLDVVRETPAEAASLLLVGHNPGLEDLVLMLVPDERGGLRDTVEEKYPTATLAEMTFAVDDWADVAAGGATLTRFVRPRDVDATLGPDEG, from the coding sequence GTGAAGACGCTGACGCTGCTGCGCCATGCCAAATCGGGCTGGGACGATCCCGTCGCGCGCGACTTCGACCGTCCGCTCAATCCCAAGGGCCGCCGCGCCGCCGCCGCGATGGGGAAGCACCTGCGCGAGCTGGGGCTGACGTTCGACCGCGTGATCGCCTCGCCCGCGGTGCGCGTGCGGGAAACGCTGGACGACGTCGCGACCGGCTTCGGCCCGCTGTCGCCGGAATGGGACAAGCGGCTGTATCTGGCGTCGGCCGCCAGCCTGCTCGACGTGGTGCGCGAGACGCCCGCGGAGGCCGCGTCGCTGCTGCTGGTCGGGCATAATCCGGGGCTGGAGGATCTGGTGCTGATGCTGGTGCCGGACGAACGCGGGGGGCTGCGCGATACGGTGGAGGAGAAATATCCCACCGCGACGCTCGCCGAAATGACCTTCGCGGTCGACGACTGGGCCGATGTGGCGGCGGGCGGTGCGACGCTGACGCGCTTCGTGCGCCCGCGCGACGTGGACGCGACGCTGGGCCCGGACGAGGGGTGA
- a CDS encoding ATP-dependent DNA helicase — MAQGGEVRALSRGEAIRLAADTPVVLLNAPLVGQRLGYADLSGLDLLELFAFLHPARFMVPTAKGVAQVAGLPVPERDEEVAPFLLAAVERLLAGIAGEWAEREGAWTAAQSLARARWAWAPVVGPRLARPAQNERWLFSRLPEWEEVAPRPAPRTVTLVEDAVLDRLDALTGRGAEARGGQRAYAAAAAAAFGPRVARDAPQLVLAEAGTGIGKTLGYLAPASLWAEQAGGAVWISTYTKALQRQLGHETVRLHPDRATRKARVVTRKGRENYLCLLNLEDALQGGFAGRAAILAQLVARWAAYTDDGDMVGGDLPGWLTTLFRRNGSAALTDRRGECVYAGCPHYRKCFIERAARASAEADLVIANHALVMVNAARGRELSTRPTRYVFDEGHHVFDAADAMFATALTGAETIELRRWIVGPEGTARGRRRGLQARLSDVGSYDEQGGRAIADIVAAAGALASDGWLARVAEGAPFGAIETLLGAVRGLSYARAEAAGTDAGYGLETELAEPSPALIEAAAPAAQALDALVRPMVALGKRLEAVLAEAPDWMDGPARARIEGAIASLGWRAETVAAWLALLARIGGPADPRFVDWLAVDRVEGREFDVGIHRRWLDPTIPFVETVLKPAHGALVTSATLTAGGGWETAEARIGAPHLPRPPARFEAPSPFDYAARAEVVIVTDVKRGDVPALANAYARLVEASDGGALGLFTAIRRLRAVHARVADRLARAGLPLHAQHVDPVDTGTLVDIFRDDSHASLFGTDALRDGMDVPGHSLRLVVMEGVPWPKPTVLHAARRLAAPEGGTAYDDRIVRARLAQAFGRLIRRADDSGMFVLLSAAMPSRLLDAFPPGVPIARVPLDEAVARVRQRLSAQSLSAQSLSSGPAIGHEAALAPD, encoded by the coding sequence ATGGCGCAGGGCGGCGAGGTACGCGCGCTGTCGCGGGGCGAGGCGATCCGGCTCGCCGCCGATACGCCGGTGGTGCTGCTCAACGCGCCGCTGGTGGGTCAGCGGCTGGGCTATGCCGACCTGTCGGGGCTCGATCTGCTGGAGCTGTTCGCGTTCCTGCACCCCGCCCGCTTCATGGTGCCCACCGCCAAGGGCGTGGCGCAGGTGGCGGGGCTCCCCGTGCCCGAGCGGGACGAGGAGGTGGCGCCGTTCCTGCTCGCCGCGGTCGAGCGATTGCTGGCGGGGATCGCGGGCGAGTGGGCCGAGCGCGAGGGGGCGTGGACCGCGGCGCAGTCGCTCGCGCGCGCGCGCTGGGCCTGGGCGCCGGTCGTCGGGCCGCGGCTCGCCAGGCCGGCGCAGAACGAGCGCTGGCTCTTCTCCCGCCTGCCCGAATGGGAAGAGGTCGCCCCGCGCCCCGCGCCGCGCACGGTGACGCTGGTGGAGGACGCGGTGCTCGACCGGCTCGATGCGCTGACGGGGCGGGGGGCGGAGGCGCGCGGCGGACAGCGCGCCTATGCCGCCGCCGCCGCCGCGGCGTTCGGCCCGCGCGTGGCGCGCGATGCGCCGCAGCTGGTGCTGGCGGAGGCGGGGACCGGGATCGGCAAGACGCTGGGCTATCTCGCGCCGGCGTCGCTATGGGCGGAGCAGGCCGGCGGCGCGGTGTGGATCAGTACCTATACGAAGGCACTGCAACGCCAGCTGGGGCACGAAACCGTGCGCCTCCACCCCGACCGCGCCACGCGCAAGGCGCGGGTGGTGACGCGCAAGGGGCGCGAGAACTACCTCTGCCTGCTCAACCTGGAGGATGCGTTGCAGGGCGGGTTCGCCGGGCGCGCGGCGATCCTGGCGCAGCTGGTGGCGCGCTGGGCCGCCTATACCGACGACGGCGACATGGTCGGCGGCGACCTGCCCGGCTGGCTGACGACGCTGTTCCGCCGCAACGGCTCCGCCGCGCTGACCGACCGGCGCGGCGAGTGCGTCTATGCCGGCTGTCCGCATTACCGCAAATGCTTCATCGAGCGCGCCGCCCGCGCCTCGGCGGAGGCGGATCTGGTGATCGCCAACCATGCGCTGGTGATGGTCAATGCCGCGCGCGGGCGCGAATTGTCGACGCGGCCGACGCGCTACGTCTTCGACGAGGGGCATCACGTGTTCGACGCCGCCGACGCGATGTTCGCGACCGCGTTGACCGGGGCGGAGACGATCGAGCTGCGCCGCTGGATCGTCGGGCCGGAGGGGACGGCGCGCGGGCGCCGCCGCGGGTTGCAGGCGCGGCTGTCCGACGTCGGCAGCTATGACGAGCAGGGCGGGCGCGCGATCGCGGACATCGTCGCCGCGGCGGGCGCACTGGCGTCGGACGGCTGGCTGGCGCGGGTGGCGGAGGGCGCCCCCTTCGGCGCGATCGAGACGCTGCTGGGGGCGGTGCGGGGGCTGTCCTATGCACGCGCGGAGGCGGCGGGGACGGATGCCGGCTATGGCCTGGAAACCGAACTGGCCGAGCCGTCGCCCGCGCTGATCGAGGCGGCGGCGCCCGCGGCGCAGGCGCTCGACGCACTGGTGCGGCCGATGGTGGCGCTCGGCAAGCGGCTGGAGGCGGTGCTGGCGGAGGCGCCCGACTGGATGGACGGCCCGGCACGCGCGCGGATCGAGGGCGCGATCGCGTCGCTGGGGTGGCGCGCGGAGACGGTGGCGGCGTGGCTGGCGCTGCTGGCGCGCATCGGCGGGCCGGCGGACCCGCGCTTCGTCGACTGGCTCGCGGTCGACCGGGTCGAGGGTCGCGAATTCGACGTCGGGATCCATCGTCGCTGGCTCGATCCGACGATCCCCTTCGTCGAGACGGTGCTGAAGCCCGCGCACGGCGCGCTCGTCACCTCCGCGACGCTCACCGCGGGGGGCGGGTGGGAGACGGCCGAGGCGCGGATCGGCGCGCCGCACCTGCCCCGCCCCCCGGCGCGGTTCGAGGCGCCCAGCCCGTTCGACTATGCCGCGCGTGCCGAGGTCGTGATCGTCACCGACGTGAAGCGCGGCGACGTGCCCGCGCTCGCCAACGCCTATGCCCGGCTGGTGGAGGCGAGCGACGGCGGCGCACTGGGGCTGTTCACCGCGATCCGGCGGCTGCGTGCGGTGCACGCCCGCGTTGCCGACCGGCTGGCGCGTGCCGGGCTGCCGCTGCATGCGCAGCACGTCGATCCGGTCGATACGGGGACTCTGGTCGACATTTTCCGCGACGATTCCCACGCCAGCCTGTTCGGCACCGATGCGCTGCGCGACGGGATGGACGTGCCGGGCCATTCGCTACGGCTGGTGGTGATGGAGGGGGTGCCCTGGCCCAAGCCGACCGTCCTCCACGCCGCGCGGCGGCTGGCGGCGCCGGAGGGGGGCACCGCCTATGACGACCGTATCGTCCGCGCCCGGCTCGCCCAGGCGTTCGGGCGGCTGATCCGGCGTGCGGACGATTCGGGGATGTTCGTGCTGTTGTCGGCGGCGATGCCGTCGCGGCTGCTCGACGCCTTCCCCCCCGGCGTCCCGATCGCGCGCGTGCCGCTGGACGAGGCGGTGGCGCGGGTGCGGCAGCGGCTTTCCGCGCAGTCACTTTCCGCGCAGTCACTTTCCTCCGGGCCTGCGATCGGGCATGAGGCGGCCCTCGCCCCGGATTGA
- the sucC gene encoding ADP-forming succinate--CoA ligase subunit beta: MNIHEYQAKELLAKFGVPVPAGYAAMSVDEAVEVSKKLPGPLYVVKAQIHAGGRGKGKFKELPEGSKGGVRLAKTEGEVRHAATEMLGNTLVTIQTGDAGKQVNRLYVTDGVDIAKEFYLALLVDRATGRVAFVVSTEGGMDIETVAHDTPEKIHTFAVDPATGFQPHHGRAVANALGLTGDLAKQAQSLASKVYDAFLGTDAAQIEINPLAVTEDDKLMVLDAKVGFDGNALFRHKDLMELRDETEEDPAELEASKYDLAYIKLDGDIGCMVNGAGLAMATMDIIKLNGMFPANFLDVGGGASKEKVTAAFKIILADPNVKGILVNIFGGIMKCDIIADGIVAAAKEVNLSVPLVVRLEGTNVDKGKEILANSGLAIVPANDLGDAAKKIVAEVQKAA, from the coding sequence ATGAACATCCATGAATATCAGGCCAAGGAACTGCTCGCGAAATTCGGCGTCCCCGTGCCCGCCGGCTATGCCGCGATGAGCGTGGACGAGGCGGTCGAGGTGTCGAAGAAGCTGCCCGGGCCGCTCTATGTCGTCAAGGCGCAGATCCACGCCGGCGGCCGCGGCAAGGGCAAGTTCAAGGAGCTGCCCGAGGGCAGCAAGGGCGGCGTCCGCCTCGCCAAGACCGAGGGGGAGGTCCGCCACGCCGCGACCGAGATGCTCGGCAACACGCTGGTGACGATCCAGACCGGCGACGCGGGCAAGCAGGTCAACCGCCTGTACGTGACCGACGGCGTCGACATCGCCAAGGAATTCTATCTCGCGCTGCTGGTCGACCGCGCCACGGGCCGCGTCGCCTTCGTCGTCTCGACCGAGGGCGGGATGGACATCGAGACGGTCGCGCACGACACGCCCGAGAAGATCCACACCTTCGCGGTCGACCCCGCCACCGGGTTCCAGCCGCATCACGGCCGCGCCGTCGCCAATGCGCTGGGCCTGACCGGCGACCTCGCCAAGCAGGCGCAGAGCCTCGCCTCCAAGGTCTATGACGCGTTCCTGGGCACCGATGCCGCGCAGATCGAGATCAACCCGCTCGCCGTCACCGAGGACGACAAGCTGATGGTCCTCGACGCCAAGGTCGGCTTCGACGGCAACGCGCTGTTCCGCCACAAGGACCTGATGGAGCTGCGCGACGAGACCGAGGAGGACCCCGCCGAGCTCGAGGCGTCGAAGTACGACCTGGCCTATATCAAGCTGGACGGCGACATCGGCTGCATGGTCAACGGCGCCGGCCTCGCGATGGCGACGATGGACATCATCAAGCTGAACGGCATGTTCCCGGCCAACTTCCTCGACGTCGGCGGCGGCGCCAGCAAGGAGAAGGTGACCGCGGCGTTCAAGATCATCCTCGCCGATCCGAACGTGAAGGGCATTCTGGTCAACATCTTCGGCGGCATCATGAAATGCGACATCATCGCCGACGGCATCGTCGCCGCGGCGAAGGAGGTGAACCTGTCGGTGCCGCTGGTCGTCCGCCTGGAGGGCACCAACGTCGACAAGGGCAAGGAAATCCTCGCCAATTCGGGCCTCGCGATCGTTCCCGCCAACGACCTGGGCGATGCGGCGAAGAAGATCGTCGCCGAGGTGCAGAAGGCGGCATGA
- a CDS encoding electron transfer flavoprotein subunit beta/FixA family protein encodes MKVLVPVKRVLDYNVKPRVKADGSGVDLANVKMSMNPFDEIAVEEAIRLKEKGTVTEIVAVSIGEAKAQETLRTALAMGADRAILVTSDEKVEPLGVAKILAKIVEEEQPSLVILGKQAIDDDNNQTGQMLAGLLGWGQATAASKVELSADSAKVTREVDGGLETDTYKLPAIVTTDLRLNEPRYASLPNIMKAKSKPMATKTAADYGVDVAPRLKVVKVTEPAKRTAGVKVADVDELVGKLKAMGIAK; translated from the coding sequence ATGAAGGTGCTGGTTCCGGTCAAGCGCGTGCTTGATTACAACGTGAAGCCCCGGGTGAAGGCGGACGGCTCGGGCGTCGATCTCGCGAACGTCAAGATGTCGATGAACCCGTTCGACGAGATCGCGGTCGAGGAAGCGATCCGCCTGAAGGAGAAGGGCACGGTCACCGAGATCGTCGCCGTCTCGATCGGCGAGGCGAAGGCACAGGAGACGCTGCGCACCGCGCTGGCAATGGGCGCCGACCGCGCGATCCTGGTCACGTCGGACGAGAAGGTCGAGCCGCTGGGCGTGGCCAAGATCCTCGCCAAGATCGTCGAGGAGGAGCAGCCCTCGCTCGTGATCCTGGGCAAGCAGGCGATCGACGACGACAACAACCAGACCGGGCAGATGCTGGCCGGGCTGCTCGGCTGGGGTCAGGCGACCGCGGCGTCGAAGGTCGAGCTGTCGGCCGACAGCGCCAAGGTGACGCGCGAGGTCGACGGCGGTCTGGAGACCGACACGTACAAGCTGCCCGCGATCGTCACCACCGACCTGCGGCTCAACGAGCCGCGCTACGCCTCGCTGCCCAACATCATGAAGGCGAAGTCGAAGCCGATGGCGACCAAGACGGCGGCCGACTACGGCGTCGACGTGGCGCCGCGCCTGAAGGTGGTGAAGGTCACCGAGCCGGCGAAGCGCACCGCAGGCGTGAAGGTCGCGGATGTCGACGAGCTGGTCGGCAAGCTCAAGGCGATGGGCATCGCGAAGTAA
- a CDS encoding electron transfer flavoprotein subunit alpha/FixB family protein, with protein MKTLVWVEHDGSTVKDATLSAVTAAAKLGEVHLLVAGQGVDGVAQAAATIAGVGKVHVADDAAYAHQLAENVAPLVQQLMDHHDAFVVPATTTGKALAPRVAALLDVMQISDILSVEGEDTFTRPIYAGNAIATVQTSDAKKVITVRGTAFEKAAAEGGSGTVEAVAATPDTGLATFEGQEIAELTRPELTSAKIIVSGGRALGSGEKFTEVIEPLADKLGAGVGASRAAVDAGFVPNDYQVGQTGKIVAPEVYVAVGISGAIQHLAGMKDSKTIIAINKDEDAPIFQVADIGLVGDLFKVVPELTSKL; from the coding sequence ATGAAGACGCTGGTTTGGGTCGAGCACGACGGCTCGACCGTCAAGGACGCCACGCTCTCCGCGGTGACCGCCGCGGCGAAGCTGGGCGAGGTACATCTGCTGGTCGCAGGGCAAGGCGTCGACGGCGTCGCGCAGGCCGCGGCGACAATCGCGGGCGTCGGCAAGGTGCATGTCGCGGACGACGCGGCCTATGCGCACCAGCTGGCCGAGAACGTCGCGCCGCTGGTCCAGCAGCTGATGGACCATCACGACGCGTTCGTCGTGCCCGCCACCACCACCGGCAAGGCGCTGGCGCCGCGCGTCGCCGCGCTGCTCGACGTCATGCAGATCAGCGACATCCTGTCGGTCGAGGGCGAGGACACGTTCACGCGTCCGATCTACGCCGGCAATGCGATCGCCACCGTCCAGACGTCGGACGCGAAGAAGGTCATCACCGTGCGCGGCACCGCGTTCGAGAAGGCCGCCGCCGAGGGCGGCTCCGGCACCGTAGAGGCGGTCGCCGCGACCCCGGACACCGGCCTCGCCACCTTCGAGGGTCAGGAGATCGCCGAGCTGACGCGCCCGGAGCTGACCAGCGCGAAGATCATCGTCTCGGGCGGACGCGCGCTCGGCTCGGGCGAGAAGTTCACCGAGGTGATCGAGCCGCTGGCGGACAAGCTGGGCGCCGGCGTCGGCGCGAGCCGCGCCGCGGTCGACGCCGGGTTCGTCCCCAACGACTATCAGGTCGGCCAGACGGGCAAGATCGTCGCGCCGGAGGTCTATGTCGCGGTCGGCATCTCGGGCGCGATCCAGCACCTCGCCGGCATGAAGGACAGCAAGACGATCATCGCGATCAACAAGGACGAGGACGCGCCGATCTTCCAGGTCGCGGACATCGGCCTGGTCGGCGACCTGTTCAAGGTCGTCCCCGAGCTGACATCGAAGCTGTAA
- a CDS encoding dipeptidase yields MIALFLAQAAAAATPAPVSSPVSTPVPARIERLLERTPVIDGHNDLPWEIRQNYEAKVEKLDLRQDSSRWSYPLQTDIARLRRGHVGGQFWSVYIPASVTGPRAVEMTLEEIDIVRRMAAAYPDTFALATTATDVRRAQKAGRIASLIGVEGGHQIDKRLSVLRQYKALGVGYMTLTHGKSLEWADSSTDAPRAGGLNAFGRQVVAEMNRIGMIVDVSHVADSTMAAVLDVSTAPVMASHSSARAIADAPRNIPDALLKRIGDAGGVVMVNFYPSFVSARWRAWDGERTAFAKSRGLAGDLYGPGAPVPLAKWDAEHPEPAVTVGDVADHIEHVARVAGRGAVGLGGDFDGISGTGPVGLKGVDGYPRIFAELARRGWSDADLSALAQGNILRVMERVEAVAAASAGTPPVDATAPN; encoded by the coding sequence ATGATCGCCCTGTTCCTCGCGCAGGCCGCCGCTGCGGCCACCCCCGCCCCCGTTTCGAGCCCCGTCTCGACCCCCGTCCCGGCCCGGATCGAGCGCCTGCTCGAACGCACGCCGGTCATCGACGGGCACAACGACCTGCCCTGGGAAATCCGCCAGAATTACGAGGCGAAGGTCGAGAAGCTCGACCTGCGGCAGGACAGTTCGCGCTGGTCCTATCCGCTCCAGACCGACATCGCGCGGCTGCGGCGCGGGCATGTCGGGGGACAGTTCTGGTCGGTCTATATCCCCGCCAGCGTCACCGGGCCGCGCGCGGTGGAGATGACGCTGGAGGAAATCGACATCGTGCGCCGCATGGCCGCGGCCTATCCCGATACGTTCGCGCTGGCGACGACCGCGACGGACGTGCGGCGCGCGCAGAAGGCGGGCAGGATCGCTTCCCTGATCGGGGTCGAGGGCGGGCATCAGATCGACAAGCGGCTGTCGGTGCTGCGCCAGTACAAGGCGCTGGGCGTCGGTTACATGACGCTGACCCATGGCAAGAGCCTGGAATGGGCCGACAGCAGCACCGATGCGCCGCGCGCGGGCGGGCTGAACGCGTTCGGGCGGCAGGTAGTGGCGGAGATGAACCGCATCGGCATGATCGTCGACGTCAGCCATGTCGCCGATTCGACGATGGCGGCGGTACTGGACGTGTCGACGGCGCCCGTCATGGCGTCGCATTCGTCGGCGCGCGCGATCGCCGATGCCCCGCGCAACATCCCCGACGCGCTGCTGAAACGGATCGGCGACGCCGGCGGGGTGGTGATGGTGAACTTCTACCCCAGCTTCGTCTCCGCGCGATGGCGCGCATGGGACGGCGAACGCACCGCTTTCGCCAAAAGCCGCGGCCTGGCAGGCGACCTGTATGGCCCCGGCGCCCCCGTGCCGCTGGCGAAATGGGACGCGGAACACCCCGAACCGGCGGTGACGGTGGGCGATGTCGCCGACCATATCGAGCATGTCGCGCGGGTGGCGGGGCGCGGCGCGGTGGGTCTGGGCGGCGATTTCGACGGAATCAGCGGCACCGGGCCGGTCGGATTGAAGGGAGTCGACGGCTATCCGCGCATCTTCGCCGAGCTGGCACGGCGTGGCTGGAGCGATGCCGACCTGTCCGCGCTTGCGCAGGGTAACATCCTGCGGGTGATGGAGCGGGTCGAGGCGGTGGCGGCGGCGTCCGCAGGGACGCCCCCGGTGGACGCCACCGCGCCGAATTGA
- a CDS encoding alkene reductase translates to MPSLFDPITLGAIEAPNRILMAPLTRTRATAEHVPTELMIEYYRQRASAGLIISEATGISRLGLGWPHAPGLWTRDQVEAWKPVTEAVHGAGGRIVAQLWHMGRLARPDVTGMQSLSSSTLRAPYHDPDKNPYDTPRAATLDDIRQTIEDYGRAARHAIEAGFDGVQVHGANGYLIDQFLRDNTNLRDDDYGGAPENRIRLMREVMERVVAEVGAGRTSIRLSPNGETQGADDSDPEAVFLPAAKALDDLGIAFLELREQSPDGTFGASSVPKLSPKIREVFTGPLVLNQDYSKEAAQADLDSGVADAVAWGRLYIANPDLVERFRRDAPLNTPNPKTFYAPGPEGYIDYPALDQVETAAA, encoded by the coding sequence ATGCCCAGCCTGTTCGATCCGATTACCCTGGGGGCGATCGAGGCGCCCAACCGCATCCTGATGGCGCCGCTGACCCGCACGCGCGCCACCGCGGAACACGTGCCGACCGAGCTGATGATCGAATATTACCGCCAGCGCGCGAGCGCGGGGCTCATCATCTCCGAGGCGACCGGGATCAGCCGCCTGGGACTCGGCTGGCCGCACGCGCCGGGACTATGGACGCGCGATCAGGTCGAGGCGTGGAAGCCGGTGACGGAGGCGGTGCATGGCGCCGGCGGGCGGATCGTCGCACAGCTGTGGCACATGGGTCGGCTGGCGCGTCCCGACGTCACGGGGATGCAGTCGCTGTCCTCCTCGACCCTGCGCGCACCCTATCACGATCCCGACAAGAATCCCTATGACACGCCGCGCGCCGCGACGCTGGACGACATCCGCCAGACGATCGAGGATTACGGCCGGGCCGCGCGCCACGCGATCGAGGCCGGGTTCGACGGCGTGCAGGTGCACGGCGCCAATGGCTATCTGATCGACCAGTTCCTGCGCGACAACACCAACCTGCGCGACGATGATTACGGCGGCGCGCCGGAGAACCGCATCCGCCTGATGCGCGAGGTGATGGAGCGCGTGGTCGCGGAGGTCGGTGCCGGCCGCACCTCGATCCGCCTGTCCCCCAACGGCGAGACGCAGGGCGCCGACGACAGCGATCCGGAGGCGGTGTTCCTGCCCGCGGCGAAGGCGCTCGACGATCTGGGCATCGCGTTCCTGGAACTGCGCGAGCAGTCGCCCGACGGCACCTTCGGCGCGAGCAGCGTGCCCAAGCTCAGCCCGAAGATCCGCGAGGTGTTCACCGGGCCGCTGGTGCTCAACCAGGATTATTCGAAGGAGGCCGCGCAGGCGGATCTCGATTCGGGCGTCGCGGACGCGGTCGCCTGGGGCCGGCTCTACATCGCCAACCCCGATCTGGTGGAGCGCTTCCGCCGGGACGCACCGCTCAATACGCCCAATCCGAAGACCTTCTACGCGCCCGGGCCGGAGGGGTATATCGACTATCCCGCGCTCGATCAGGTGGAGACCGCGGCGGCCTGA
- a CDS encoding DMT family transporter — protein sequence MTRSGNGRAFLALVVANVALAFGPMFVRLADTGPVAAAFWRMSLALPLVAGMAWTTRSRGGAAGGTRTRPSPRMIWLLAGAGIAFAADLGSWHVGIVRTTLANATLFGNVATFIFPLWGFLVARAWPSRGQSLALLLAAGGAALLMGRSYQLDPGHLVGDLLCVLAGVLYAAYFVLMADVRATMAPLPALAWSSLTALPPLLAFALLLGERVMPGDWTPLLGLALCSQVIGQGCMTYALGRLSPLAIGLALLVQPVVAGVVGWLLFGERLGAPDLIGVAMVAAALVLVRREPGPARAIAPAANGVREEVA from the coding sequence ATGACGAGAAGCGGCAACGGGCGTGCGTTTCTCGCGCTGGTCGTCGCCAACGTGGCGCTGGCGTTCGGCCCCATGTTCGTGCGGCTGGCGGATACCGGCCCGGTCGCCGCGGCCTTCTGGCGGATGTCGCTGGCGCTGCCGCTGGTCGCCGGCATGGCGTGGACGACGCGGAGCCGGGGCGGCGCGGCGGGCGGGACGCGGACGCGCCCGTCGCCGCGGATGATCTGGCTGCTGGCGGGCGCGGGCATCGCCTTCGCCGCCGATCTGGGCAGCTGGCATGTCGGGATCGTGCGCACCACGCTCGCCAACGCCACGCTGTTCGGCAACGTGGCGACGTTCATCTTCCCGCTGTGGGGGTTCCTGGTCGCGCGCGCCTGGCCATCGCGCGGGCAGTCGCTCGCGCTGCTGCTGGCGGCAGGCGGTGCGGCGCTGCTGATGGGGCGGTCGTATCAGCTCGACCCCGGCCATCTGGTCGGCGACCTGCTGTGCGTCCTGGCGGGCGTGCTCTACGCGGCCTATTTCGTGCTGATGGCGGACGTGCGCGCGACGATGGCACCGCTGCCCGCGCTCGCCTGGTCGTCGCTGACCGCGCTGCCGCCGCTGCTCGCCTTCGCGCTGCTGCTGGGCGAACGCGTGATGCCGGGGGACTGGACCCCGCTGCTGGGGCTCGCGTTGTGCAGCCAGGTGATCGGTCAGGGCTGCATGACCTATGCGCTGGGGCGATTGTCGCCGCTGGCGATCGGGCTGGCGCTGCTGGTGCAGCCGGTGGTGGCGGGCGTGGTCGGCTGGCTGCTGTTCGGCGAGCGGCTGGGCGCCCCCGACCTGATCGGCGTGGCGATGGTCGCCGCCGCGCTGGTGCTGGTGCGGCGCGAGCCGGGACCTGCTAGGGCCATCGCGCCGGCGGCCAACGGGGTACGCGAGGAGGTGGCATGA
- a CDS encoding COQ9 family protein has translation MNQDGKADWTLDEVRERLAPAIAANAAFDGWGDAARDLAAETSGVDPDIARVAFADGPVAMIDAWFEHVDAAMVAAVPAEALATMKIRQRITALVEARLAVLAPERESLRRALAVLATPNHVPRAARLGWRSVDRIWRVAGDTATDYNHYTKRAMLLAVYGATITVFLDDDSEGQADTRAFLARRIDGIMRFEKAKAGMTRRAQRRPSLSRFVGRLRYPVV, from the coding sequence ATGAATCAGGACGGGAAGGCGGACTGGACGCTCGACGAGGTCCGCGAGAGGCTGGCGCCCGCGATCGCCGCCAATGCCGCGTTCGACGGCTGGGGCGATGCCGCGCGCGATCTGGCGGCGGAGACGAGCGGGGTCGACCCCGACATCGCCCGCGTCGCCTTCGCCGATGGCCCGGTGGCGATGATCGATGCCTGGTTCGAGCATGTCGACGCCGCGATGGTCGCCGCCGTGCCCGCCGAGGCGCTGGCGACGATGAAGATCCGTCAGCGCATCACCGCGCTGGTCGAGGCGCGGCTCGCCGTGCTGGCGCCCGAGCGCGAATCGCTGCGCCGCGCGCTCGCGGTGCTCGCCACGCCGAATCACGTTCCCCGCGCCGCCCGGCTGGGGTGGCGCAGCGTCGATCGCATCTGGCGCGTCGCGGGCGATACCGCGACCGACTACAACCACTATACGAAGCGGGCGATGCTGCTGGCGGTCTATGGCGCGACGATCACCGTCTTCCTCGACGACGACAGCGAGGGGCAGGCGGACACGCGCGCGTTCCTGGCGCGGCGGATCGACGGCATCATGCGGTTCGAAAAGGCGAAGGCCGGGATGACGCGGCGGGCGCAGCGGCGGCCCAGCCTCAGCCGGTTCGTCGGTCGGCTGCGCTACCCGGTGGTCTGA
- a CDS encoding FeoA family protein, translating to METLPRHAPATVAAIDWSRLATPEARRLRELGFGEGVGVEVLHRATLGGGPIACRIGRMTVALRRAVAATIHVARDVEGGELLAAE from the coding sequence CTGGAGACGCTGCCGCGGCATGCGCCCGCGACCGTCGCCGCGATCGACTGGTCCCGGCTGGCGACGCCCGAGGCGCGCAGGTTGCGCGAACTGGGCTTCGGCGAGGGCGTGGGGGTGGAGGTCCTTCACCGTGCAACGCTGGGCGGTGGCCCGATCGCGTGCCGGATCGGGCGGATGACGGTGGCGCTGCGCCGCGCGGTCGCCGCGACGATCCACGTCGCGCGCGACGTGGAAGGCGGCGAGCTGCTGGCCGCGGAATGA